One stretch of Musicola paradisiaca NCPPB 2511 DNA includes these proteins:
- the ilvM gene encoding acetolactate synthase 2 small subunit has translation MTHHQLSIQARFRPEVLERVLRITRHRGFQICAMNMTQETSSDQIQIEMTVASHRPVDLLSTQLSKLLDIACVEIQPLTSQQIRA, from the coding sequence ATGACCCATCATCAATTGTCGATTCAGGCGCGTTTCCGCCCGGAAGTGCTGGAGCGCGTGCTGCGTATTACACGTCATCGCGGGTTTCAGATCTGCGCGATGAACATGACGCAGGAAACCAGCAGCGACCAGATTCAGATTGAAATGACCGTTGCCAGCCACAGACCGGTGGATTTATTGTCAACGCAATTAAGCAAATTATTGGATATCGCCTGTGTCGAGATTCAACCGCTTACATCACAACAGATACGTGCCTGA
- the ilvE gene encoding branched-chain-amino-acid transaminase → MTKKADYIWFNGEMVPWAEAKVHVMSHALHYGTSVFEGVRCYSSHRGPVVFRHSEHMQRLHDSAKIYRMPISYSVDELMEACRETLRKNNLSSAYIRPLVFVGDVGMGVNPPAGYKTDVIIAAFPWGAYLGEEALDQGIDAMVSSWNRAAANTIPTAAKAGGNYLSSLLVGSEARRHGYQEGIALDVNGYVSEGAGENLFEVKDGILFTPPFTSSALPGITRDAIIKLAKDKGFEIREQVLSRESLYLADEVFMSGTAAEITPVRSVDGIQVGIGRCGPVTKQLQQAFFGLFNGETEDKWGWLDPVNP, encoded by the coding sequence ATGACGAAGAAAGCTGACTATATCTGGTTCAATGGTGAAATGGTTCCCTGGGCTGAGGCCAAGGTTCATGTGATGTCCCACGCGCTACATTACGGGACTTCCGTGTTCGAGGGGGTTCGTTGTTACAGTTCCCACCGTGGGCCGGTGGTATTCCGTCACAGCGAGCACATGCAGCGTCTGCATGATTCGGCCAAGATTTATCGCATGCCGATCTCCTACAGTGTTGATGAACTGATGGAGGCCTGTCGCGAAACGCTGCGCAAAAATAATCTGTCCAGTGCCTATATCCGTCCGCTGGTCTTTGTCGGCGATGTGGGTATGGGCGTGAATCCGCCGGCTGGCTACAAGACCGACGTCATCATCGCGGCGTTTCCGTGGGGCGCCTATCTGGGAGAAGAAGCGCTGGATCAGGGGATAGATGCGATGGTGTCATCCTGGAATCGTGCCGCGGCCAATACCATTCCTACGGCAGCTAAAGCAGGCGGCAATTACCTGTCCTCCCTGCTGGTCGGCAGTGAAGCGCGTCGTCATGGCTATCAGGAAGGTATCGCGCTGGATGTGAACGGTTACGTTTCAGAAGGCGCGGGCGAAAACCTGTTCGAGGTAAAAGACGGCATCCTCTTCACGCCGCCGTTCACGTCCTCCGCCCTGCCGGGGATCACCCGCGACGCCATTATCAAGCTGGCGAAGGACAAAGGCTTCGAAATCCGTGAACAGGTGTTGTCGCGCGAATCGCTCTATCTGGCGGACGAAGTGTTTATGTCCGGCACGGCGGCGGAGATCACGCCGGTACGCAGTGTGGACGGCATTCAAGTCGGTATCGGCAGATGCGGCCCGGTCACTAAACAATTGCAGCAGGCGTTCTTCGGCCTGTTCAACGGCGAGACCGAAGACAAATGGGGTTGGCTGGATCCGGTAAACCCGTAA
- the ilvD gene encoding dihydroxy-acid dehydratase, whose protein sequence is MPKYRSATTTHGRNMAGARALWRATGMTDADFGKPIIAVVNSFTQFVPGHVHLRDLGKLVAEQIEAAGGVAKEFNTIAVDDGIAMGHGGMLYSLPSRELIADSVEYMVNAHCADAMVCISNCDKITPGMLMAALRLNIPAIFVSGGPMEAGKTKLSDKIIKLDLIDAMIQGANPKVSDDDSAQIERSACPTCGSCSGMFTANSMNCLTEALGLSQPGNGSLLATHADRKQLFLNAGERIVGLAKRYYEQDDAGVLPRNIACKAAFENAMTLDIAMGGSTNTVLHLLAAAQEGEVDFSMSDIDRLSRKVPHLCKVAPSTQKYHMEDVHRAGGVVGILGELDRAGLLNREVKNVLGLTLPETLSAYDIMQTQDEAVKNMYAAGPAGIRTTQAFSQDCRWDSLDTDRQEGCIRSREHAYSQDGGLAVLYGNLAQDGCIVKTAGVDEGSLVFRGPAKVYESQDDAVEAILGGKVVAGDVVVIRYEGPKGGPGMQEMLYPTSFLKSMGLGKACALITDGRFSGGTSGLSIGHASPEAANGGTIGLVQNGDMIAIDIPKRGIALEVSDDELAQRREQELARGDAAWTPKNRNRQVSFALRAYASLATSADKGAVRDKSKLGG, encoded by the coding sequence ATGCCTAAGTACCGTTCAGCCACCACCACGCATGGTCGTAATATGGCTGGAGCGCGAGCCCTGTGGCGCGCCACAGGGATGACCGACGCCGATTTTGGCAAGCCCATCATCGCTGTTGTGAATTCGTTCACTCAATTCGTACCCGGACACGTTCATTTGCGCGATCTGGGCAAACTGGTCGCCGAGCAGATTGAAGCTGCCGGCGGTGTCGCCAAAGAGTTCAATACCATCGCGGTGGATGACGGTATCGCCATGGGCCACGGCGGTATGCTCTATTCTCTGCCTTCCCGCGAACTGATTGCCGATTCCGTCGAATACATGGTCAATGCCCACTGTGCCGACGCCATGGTGTGTATCTCCAACTGCGACAAGATCACGCCGGGGATGCTGATGGCGGCGCTGCGTCTGAATATCCCTGCCATCTTCGTTTCCGGCGGGCCGATGGAAGCGGGAAAAACCAAACTCTCCGATAAGATCATCAAGCTGGATCTGATCGATGCCATGATTCAGGGCGCCAACCCGAAAGTGAGTGATGACGACAGCGCGCAGATTGAACGCTCCGCCTGCCCGACTTGCGGCTCCTGCTCCGGGATGTTTACCGCCAACTCCATGAACTGCCTGACGGAAGCGCTGGGTTTGTCTCAGCCGGGCAACGGCTCGCTGCTGGCGACCCATGCTGACCGCAAACAGCTGTTCCTTAATGCGGGCGAACGTATCGTGGGCCTGGCCAAACGGTACTACGAACAGGATGACGCCGGCGTGCTGCCGCGCAACATCGCCTGCAAGGCCGCGTTTGAAAACGCCATGACGCTGGATATCGCGATGGGCGGCTCCACCAATACCGTACTGCATCTGCTGGCGGCGGCGCAGGAAGGCGAGGTGGATTTCAGCATGTCCGATATCGACCGTCTGTCGCGCAAGGTGCCGCATCTGTGCAAGGTGGCGCCCAGCACCCAGAAATATCACATGGAAGACGTACACCGCGCCGGCGGCGTGGTCGGGATTCTGGGCGAACTGGATCGCGCCGGGTTGCTCAACCGGGAGGTGAAGAACGTACTGGGGCTGACGCTGCCGGAAACCCTCTCGGCCTACGACATCATGCAGACGCAAGATGAGGCGGTGAAGAACATGTACGCCGCCGGCCCTGCCGGTATCCGTACCACGCAGGCGTTCTCGCAGGATTGCCGCTGGGATTCGCTGGATACTGATCGTCAGGAAGGTTGTATTCGCTCCCGTGAGCACGCCTACAGCCAGGACGGCGGTCTGGCGGTGCTGTACGGCAATCTGGCTCAGGATGGCTGTATTGTGAAAACCGCAGGCGTCGACGAAGGCAGCCTGGTATTCCGCGGCCCGGCCAAAGTGTACGAATCGCAGGATGACGCGGTAGAAGCGATCCTAGGCGGTAAAGTGGTGGCGGGCGATGTGGTGGTGATTCGCTACGAAGGCCCGAAAGGCGGGCCGGGCATGCAGGAAATGCTCTATCCCACCAGTTTCCTCAAGTCCATGGGATTGGGTAAAGCCTGTGCGCTGATCACCGATGGCCGTTTCTCCGGCGGCACGTCCGGTCTGTCGATTGGTCATGCATCGCCGGAAGCGGCCAATGGCGGCACTATCGGTCTGGTGCAGAACGGTGACATGATTGCTATCGATATTCCCAAACGCGGTATTGCGCTGGAAGTGAGCGACGACGAATTGGCTCAACGCCGCGAGCAAGAACTGGCGCGCGGTGATGCTGCCTGGACGCCGAAAAACCGTAACCGTCAGGTGTCTTTTGCGCTGCGCGCTTACGCCAGCCTGGCTACCAGCGCCGACAAGGGCGCGGTACGCGATAAAAGCAAGCTGGGAGGCTAA
- a CDS encoding lysozyme inhibitor LprI family protein produces the protein MKLLLAVILLPLALSCSTFSALAASFPCQQAASTQEKLICQNPTLSQMDDELAKEWQKSRALLTDNPQRAAQDKNLTLFQRGWLTSRSACRNEECLHQSYQQQIARLRYLNDITQHTLPAPIVRPRRSACFDGDYSYEYYLQLSDQEYAELSDYFKEMYDQKAPYHLANLTLKNDDGDIDGNGSIAFRYADKLDDFTLTARQMSDTQAIGQTEGSFGGQKKVLLTCVDNRQLQITVFDAAGESYLFDYLMAPAK, from the coding sequence ATGAAACTATTGCTTGCCGTAATCCTTCTGCCTCTGGCTTTGAGTTGCAGCACATTTTCAGCATTGGCGGCCAGCTTTCCCTGCCAACAGGCCGCATCAACGCAGGAAAAATTGATCTGTCAGAACCCGACGCTTAGCCAGATGGACGATGAACTGGCGAAAGAGTGGCAGAAATCACGCGCGCTTCTGACGGATAACCCCCAACGCGCCGCGCAAGACAAAAACCTGACGCTATTTCAGCGCGGTTGGCTCACCAGCCGCAGCGCTTGTCGTAACGAGGAGTGCCTGCATCAGAGCTACCAACAGCAAATCGCTCGTCTGCGTTACCTGAACGACATCACCCAGCATACGCTGCCGGCTCCCATCGTCAGGCCGCGCCGTAGCGCTTGTTTCGACGGTGACTACAGCTACGAATACTATCTACAGCTTTCCGATCAGGAATACGCGGAACTGAGCGACTACTTCAAGGAAATGTACGACCAGAAAGCGCCTTACCATTTGGCCAACCTGACGCTCAAGAACGACGACGGCGACATCGACGGCAATGGTTCGATTGCCTTTCGTTATGCCGACAAGCTGGATGACTTTACGTTAACCGCACGCCAAATGAGCGACACGCAGGCGATCGGACAGACAGAGGGCAGTTTCGGCGGGCAGAAAAAAGTGTTGCTGACTTGCGTTGATAACCGGCAGCTGCAAATCACGGTTTTCGACGCTGCCGGTGAAAGTTATCTGTTTGATTATCTGATGGCGCCGGCCAAGTAA
- the ilvY gene encoding HTH-type transcriptional activator IlvY, translating to MDLRDLKLFLHLAESCHFGRTAKAMHISPSTLSRQIQRLEEDLGQTLFRRDNRTVSLTDAGEQVKLFAQQTLLHYQQLRLQLQQQGASLSGELRLFCSVTAAYSHLPPILDRFRAQHPLVEIKLTTGDAADAVDKVQSNDADLGIAGHPEILPGSVDFMPIGEIPLALIIPALPCPVQTQALQPHPDWSQIPFILPEHGPVRKRVDVWFRRQHITNPPIYATVSGHEAMVSMVALGCGIALIPDVVLENSPEPVRNRVSVMEEQVMEPLELGVCVQKKRLGEPLIAAFWETLQEQ from the coding sequence ATGGACTTACGGGATCTGAAACTTTTCCTGCATCTGGCGGAGAGCTGCCACTTCGGTCGTACCGCCAAGGCGATGCACATCAGCCCATCCACCCTTTCACGCCAGATCCAGCGGCTGGAGGAGGATCTCGGGCAAACGCTGTTCCGGCGGGATAACCGTACCGTCAGCCTGACCGACGCCGGCGAGCAGGTTAAACTTTTCGCCCAGCAGACGCTGCTGCACTACCAGCAATTGCGCTTACAGCTTCAGCAACAGGGGGCGTCGCTCAGCGGCGAACTGCGGCTGTTCTGCTCCGTCACCGCCGCCTATAGCCACCTGCCGCCGATACTGGACAGGTTTCGGGCGCAGCACCCGCTGGTGGAAATCAAGCTCACCACCGGCGACGCCGCCGATGCGGTGGATAAAGTACAGTCCAACGACGCGGATCTCGGCATCGCCGGTCATCCAGAGATATTGCCCGGTAGCGTGGACTTCATGCCTATCGGCGAAATACCGCTGGCGTTGATCATACCCGCGCTGCCCTGCCCGGTGCAGACTCAGGCGTTACAGCCCCATCCCGATTGGTCGCAGATCCCGTTCATCCTGCCGGAGCACGGCCCGGTGCGCAAACGGGTCGATGTGTGGTTCCGCCGTCAACACATCACCAACCCGCCCATTTACGCCACTGTTTCCGGCCACGAAGCCATGGTTTCGATGGTGGCGCTGGGATGCGGCATCGCACTCATCCCTGACGTAGTGCTTGAAAACAGTCCTGAACCCGTGCGTAATCGTGTCTCGGTAATGGAAGAACAGGTCATGGAACCCCTGGAATTAGGCGTCTGCGTACAAAAGAAGCGCCTTGGCGAGCCTTTGATTGCCGCATTCTGGGAAACCTTACAGGAACAATAA
- the ilvC gene encoding ketol-acid reductoisomerase: MANYFNTLNLRQQLAQLGKCRFMGRDEFADEANYLKGKKVVIVGCGAQGLNQGLNMRDSGLDIAYALRAEAIAEKRASWRKATENGFKVGTYEELIPQADLVVNLTPDKQHSAVVQAVQPLMKQGAALGYSHGFNIVEVGEQIRKDITVVMVAPKCPGTEVREEYKRGFGVPTLIAVHPENDPKGEGMAIAKAWAAATGGHRAGVLESSFVAEVKSDLMGEQTILCGMLQAGSLLSFDKLVADGVDPAYAEKLIQFGWETITEALKQGGITLMMDRLSNSAKLRAFALSEQLKGIMAPLFQKHMDDIISGAFSGGMMADWANDDVKLLTWREETGKTAFENAPQFEGKISEQEYFDHGVLMIAMVKAGVELAFETMVSAGIIEESAYYESLHELPLIANTIARKRLYEMNVVISDTAEYGNYLFANAAVPLLKETFMSSLQAGDLGKPVAAAGIDNSQLRDVNEAIRNHPIEVVGKKLRGYMTDMKRIAVAG; this comes from the coding sequence ATGGCTAATTATTTCAATACTCTGAACCTGCGTCAGCAGCTGGCGCAACTGGGCAAATGCCGCTTTATGGGCCGCGATGAGTTCGCCGACGAAGCCAACTATCTGAAAGGTAAAAAAGTGGTCATCGTAGGATGCGGCGCCCAGGGGTTGAACCAGGGGTTGAACATGCGTGATTCCGGCCTGGATATCGCTTATGCCCTGCGTGCCGAAGCCATTGCCGAAAAACGCGCCTCCTGGCGCAAAGCGACCGAAAACGGTTTTAAAGTCGGCACTTACGAAGAACTGATCCCGCAGGCTGATTTGGTGGTCAACCTGACGCCGGACAAACAGCACTCCGCCGTGGTTCAGGCGGTTCAGCCGCTGATGAAACAGGGTGCCGCGCTGGGTTATTCCCACGGTTTCAACATCGTTGAAGTCGGCGAGCAGATCCGTAAAGACATCACCGTCGTCATGGTGGCGCCGAAGTGCCCGGGCACTGAAGTGCGTGAAGAATACAAACGCGGTTTCGGCGTGCCGACCCTGATCGCCGTCCACCCGGAAAACGATCCGAAAGGTGAGGGCATGGCCATCGCCAAAGCCTGGGCGGCCGCTACCGGCGGTCATCGCGCGGGTGTGCTGGAGTCTTCCTTCGTGGCCGAAGTGAAATCCGACCTGATGGGCGAGCAGACCATTCTGTGCGGTATGTTGCAGGCCGGCTCTCTGCTGAGCTTCGACAAGCTGGTGGCTGACGGCGTGGATCCGGCCTATGCGGAAAAACTGATCCAGTTCGGCTGGGAAACCATCACCGAGGCGCTGAAACAAGGCGGCATCACGCTGATGATGGATCGTCTGTCCAACTCGGCCAAACTGCGTGCGTTTGCACTGTCTGAACAGCTGAAAGGCATTATGGCGCCGCTGTTCCAGAAACACATGGACGACATCATCTCCGGCGCGTTCTCCGGCGGCATGATGGCCGACTGGGCCAACGACGATGTGAAACTGCTGACCTGGCGTGAAGAAACCGGCAAGACGGCGTTTGAAAACGCCCCGCAGTTCGAAGGCAAAATTTCTGAACAGGAATACTTCGACCACGGCGTTCTGATGATCGCCATGGTGAAAGCCGGCGTGGAACTGGCGTTTGAAACCATGGTGAGCGCCGGCATCATCGAAGAATCCGCTTACTACGAATCGCTGCACGAACTGCCGCTGATTGCGAACACCATTGCCCGTAAACGTCTGTACGAAATGAACGTGGTTATTTCCGACACCGCTGAATACGGCAACTACCTGTTCGCCAACGCCGCCGTACCGTTGCTGAAAGAGACATTCATGAGCAGCCTGCAGGCGGGCGATCTGGGCAAGCCGGTAGCGGCTGCCGGCATCGATAACTCGCAGCTGCGCGATGTGAATGAAGCCATTCGCAACCATCCGATCGAAGTGGTCGGTAAGAAACTGCGCGGCTACATGACCGACATGAAACGCATCGCGGTCGCAGGCTAA
- the ilvA gene encoding threonine ammonia-lyase, biosynthetic: MAVSQPLPAEPGGAEYLRAVLRSPVYEVAQVTPLEKMDKLSSRLGNVILVKREDRQAVHSFKLRGAYAMMSGLSDEQKSHGVVTASAGNHAQGVALSASRLGIRALIVMPVATADIKVDAVRDFGGEVLLHGNNFDEAKAKAIELSQQQHMTFVPPFDHPAVIAGQGTLAMELLQQDAHLDRVFVPVGGGGLAAGVAVLIKQLMPQIQVIGVEAEDSACLRAALDAGQPVDLPRVGLFAEGVAVKRIGNETFRLCREYLDDVITVDSDAICAAVKDLFEDVRAIAEPSGALALAGMKKYIQQHGIQGERLAHILSGANVNFHGLRYVSERCELGEQREALMAVTIPEQKGSFLNFCQLLGGRSVTEFNYRYADADHACIFVGVRLTRGNSERQEILTELQRDGYQVVDLSDDEMAKLHVRYMVGGRPSKPLRERLYSFEFPESPGALLKFLNTLGTRWNITLFHYRSHGTDFGRVLAAFELAEREPEFEQHLQALGYECHDETQNPAFRFFLKG; this comes from the coding sequence ATGGCCGTTTCACAACCGTTGCCCGCCGAACCCGGCGGCGCGGAATATCTGCGAGCGGTGCTCCGCTCGCCGGTATATGAGGTCGCTCAGGTGACGCCGCTGGAAAAGATGGACAAGCTGTCTTCCCGGCTGGGCAACGTCATTCTGGTCAAGCGCGAGGATCGTCAGGCGGTGCACAGCTTCAAGCTGCGTGGCGCATACGCCATGATGTCGGGTCTGAGCGACGAACAGAAATCGCATGGCGTGGTGACGGCATCGGCCGGCAACCACGCTCAGGGCGTGGCGCTTTCCGCCAGTCGCCTGGGGATCCGGGCGCTGATCGTGATGCCGGTGGCGACGGCGGATATCAAGGTCGACGCAGTACGCGACTTTGGCGGCGAGGTGCTGTTGCATGGCAACAATTTCGATGAGGCGAAAGCCAAGGCGATTGAGCTATCGCAACAGCAACACATGACCTTCGTGCCGCCGTTTGACCACCCGGCGGTGATTGCCGGCCAGGGAACGCTGGCGATGGAGCTGCTGCAGCAGGACGCCCATCTGGATCGCGTATTCGTGCCGGTAGGCGGCGGCGGTCTGGCGGCGGGCGTGGCGGTGCTGATCAAGCAGTTGATGCCGCAGATCCAGGTGATCGGCGTCGAGGCGGAGGATTCCGCCTGCCTGCGGGCGGCGCTGGATGCCGGCCAGCCGGTGGATTTGCCGCGCGTGGGGCTGTTTGCCGAAGGCGTGGCGGTCAAGCGCATCGGCAACGAAACCTTCCGTCTGTGTCGCGAGTATCTGGACGATGTGATCACGGTGGACAGCGACGCCATCTGCGCGGCGGTGAAGGATCTGTTCGAGGATGTCCGCGCGATCGCCGAGCCGTCCGGTGCGCTGGCGCTGGCGGGTATGAAGAAGTATATCCAGCAGCATGGCATTCAGGGCGAACGGTTGGCGCATATTCTGTCCGGCGCCAACGTGAACTTCCATGGTTTGCGCTATGTGTCCGAACGGTGCGAACTGGGCGAGCAGCGTGAAGCGCTGATGGCGGTGACGATCCCTGAGCAGAAAGGCAGCTTCCTGAATTTTTGTCAGCTGCTGGGCGGCCGTTCGGTGACGGAATTCAATTACCGTTACGCCGATGCCGACCATGCCTGCATTTTTGTCGGCGTGAGGCTGACGCGCGGCAATAGCGAGCGTCAGGAGATTCTCACGGAATTGCAGCGCGACGGCTATCAGGTGGTCGACCTGTCCGACGACGAAATGGCCAAGCTGCATGTGCGCTACATGGTGGGAGGGCGTCCCTCAAAGCCGTTGCGCGAGCGGCTTTACAGCTTTGAATTTCCGGAATCGCCGGGTGCATTGCTTAAGTTTCTCAATACATTAGGCACGCGCTGGAACATTACCCTGTTCCATTACCGCAGCCACGGTACCGATTTCGGCCGCGTGCTGGCCGCCTTCGAGCTGGCGGAACGCGAACCGGAGTTTGAGCAGCATCTGCAGGCGCTGGGTTACGAGTGCCACGATGAAACCCAGAACCCGGCGTTCCGTTTCTTTCTGAAAGGATAA
- the putP gene encoding sodium/proline symporter PutP, with protein MTMMSTPMLVTFLVYIFGMVLIGLFAYRATDNFSDYILGGRRMGSIVTALSAGASDMSGWLLMGLPGAVFLSGISESWIAIGLTLGAYLNWKWVAGRLRVHTEVNHNALTLPDYFSHRFDDQSKLLRVISALVILVFFTIYCASGIVAGARLFESTFGLSYNTALWAGALATIAYTFIGGYLAVSWTDTVQASLMIFALILTPVIVILSVGGIAPSLSVIEAKNLSNLDMFRGLDLVAILSLMGWGLGYFGQPHILARFMAADSHHTIHNARRISMIWMVLCLAGAVTVGFFGIAYFTQNPEQAGNVSQNGERVFIELARLLFNPWVAGILLSAILAAVMSTLSCQLLVCSSAITEDLYKPFLRKNASQKELVWVGRGMVLLVSLVAIALAANPANRVLGLVSYAWAGFGAAFGPVILISLLWPRMTRNGALFGMLVGAATVIIWKQYGWLNLYEIIPGFLFGSVTIVLVSLLGRTPSAAVTERFHQAEREFKSAPADA; from the coding sequence ATGACGATGATGAGCACACCGATGCTGGTAACATTTCTGGTGTACATCTTCGGGATGGTCCTGATCGGCCTGTTTGCCTACCGCGCCACTGACAATTTCAGCGACTATATCCTGGGCGGCCGCCGCATGGGCAGCATTGTCACCGCCCTGTCCGCCGGCGCTTCCGACATGAGCGGCTGGCTGTTGATGGGCCTGCCGGGCGCCGTGTTTCTGTCGGGGATTTCTGAAAGTTGGATTGCCATCGGCCTGACGCTGGGCGCCTATCTGAACTGGAAATGGGTAGCAGGACGCCTGCGCGTGCACACTGAAGTCAACCATAACGCGTTGACATTACCGGACTATTTCAGCCATCGCTTTGATGATCAAAGCAAACTGCTGCGCGTGATTTCCGCACTGGTGATCCTGGTGTTCTTCACCATTTATTGCGCATCCGGCATCGTAGCGGGCGCCCGGTTGTTTGAAAGTACATTCGGCCTCAGCTACAACACCGCATTGTGGGCCGGCGCCCTCGCGACTATCGCTTACACTTTTATCGGCGGTTATCTGGCCGTCAGCTGGACCGATACCGTCCAGGCCAGCCTGATGATCTTCGCGCTGATTCTGACGCCGGTTATCGTCATCCTCTCCGTCGGCGGCATTGCGCCGTCGCTGAGCGTGATTGAGGCTAAAAACCTGTCCAATTTGGATATGTTCCGCGGGCTGGATCTGGTGGCCATCCTTTCGCTGATGGGCTGGGGTCTGGGTTATTTCGGGCAACCGCACATTCTGGCGCGTTTTATGGCGGCCGACTCGCATCACACCATCCATAACGCCCGCCGCATCAGCATGATCTGGATGGTGCTCTGTCTGGCGGGCGCCGTGACCGTCGGCTTTTTCGGCATCGCCTACTTCACCCAAAACCCGGAACAGGCCGGCAATGTGTCGCAAAACGGCGAGCGCGTCTTTATCGAACTGGCCCGGCTGCTGTTCAACCCGTGGGTCGCCGGCATACTGCTGTCCGCTATTTTAGCGGCGGTGATGAGCACCCTAAGCTGCCAGTTGCTGGTCTGCTCCAGCGCCATCACGGAAGATCTGTACAAACCGTTTTTGCGTAAAAACGCCAGCCAGAAAGAGCTGGTGTGGGTAGGCCGCGGGATGGTGCTGCTGGTATCGTTAGTGGCTATCGCGCTCGCCGCCAATCCGGCCAACCGTGTACTCGGGCTGGTTAGCTATGCCTGGGCCGGCTTTGGCGCCGCATTCGGGCCGGTGATTCTGATTTCGCTGTTGTGGCCGCGCATGACCCGTAACGGCGCGCTGTTCGGTATGCTGGTCGGCGCAGCGACCGTCATCATCTGGAAACAGTACGGTTGGCTGAACCTGTATGAAATCATCCCTGGTTTCCTGTTCGGCTCGGTCACGATCGTGCTGGTTAGCCTGCTGGGACGCACGCCGTCTGCGGCTGTGACCGAGCGCTTCCATCAGGCTGAGCGGGAGTTTAAATCCGCCCCGGCGGATGCCTGA